The segment AAGCATCATTACCATTGCTTATAGCTTGACCTAAAGTATTAGCTTGCGATCTTAAGCTATCTGCTATAGCCATACCTGAAGCATCATCTGCTGCAGAGTTGATTCTAAGACCTGAACTTAATCTGCTTAGAGAGTTATCTAATGCTCTTGAGTTTAAATTTGCGTTGTTTTGAGCATTTAAAGATGCCACATTAGTATTTATACGAAATCCCATTTTAAATCCTTTTAAATAAATTCAACCGCTTCCATGCAGTTGTTTAAGCTATATCGAAAAAATGATAAAAAAATTTATACTTTTAATATATTTTTATATTCATTTATAGAATTTTCCATACTTGCTAGACTTAATGCTGTAAATTCTAAAAATATTTTTAAAAAATCTGCATAACTTGATAAAGCATTTTGAGACTCTTGATATAAACTCACATTAAAAAAGCCCCTATGATAAAATAATGGTTTATACATAAAACTTTGTAAAATTTTTGCATTATCTAATAAATCATTAAAATCAAAAATAGATTCTGATACTTGCTCATCAAAAACTGCATTTTGATTTTGTAAAATTGCTAAAAGATCTTTTGCTTTTTGATGTAAAGCATTTAACTCTAAATAATCTTTTTGTAAAATTTCCAAAGATTTTTTTAATAATTTTTCTTGCCTATTAATACTTAAAACATTTGGAAATACATAATCTTGTTTTTTATCTTTATATAGTGCTAAAACCTTTTCAAAAGGTATCTCTATGGTATAATCTATAAAAGCTCCACCTTCTGTGGCATTATAAAATTTAACATCAGGATGAGATACAAATAAAACTTCCAATCTTTTTCTAAATTCATCCCAGCCTATATGAGTTTGAATAAAACCTTGCTTATTATAAGCTAACACTTGAAGTTTTTCTGCTTTATGCTCAGCTTCTTCTACATTATGAAATGTAAAAACTTCTGGGTTAGCATGCGATTTCCCATCATCACTAAAAGCCAAATCTTGTCCTATCATGATTACATTAGTAAATCCCAAAGCTATAGCAAAATTATAAGCAAAATGAGCCACATTGATACCAATATCTAAATAACCAAAATCATTTAAATTAAATTTTTGTTGATAATCTAAATTTTTTAAAATAAAAATTTTTGGATTTTTATTTTCTAAAATTTGCATTAAAGCTTTATCTACAGCAGCATTTATAATATAAATGGGTTCTTTTTTACTTTGTGGTAAATTTTCATAAAAACTTGCACATTCTTCGTAAATATCCATAGAAAAAACAAAATCAGGATAAATTTCATTCTTAAGTAAAGTCTTATAAGTAGCATCTAAAGCAAATATCACATAATCATCTTGACAAGTTTTTAAAAGCTTAAGTTGTTTATTTAAAGAAGGACCTGCGCACACCACAATAACACTTTTATTTCTTCCTTTATTTTCATAAATAAATCTTTGAAAAGGAATGTTTTTTAAGACTAAAGGTATGTTAGATAAAAATTGTTTATAAATTTTAGCATCCATAGTAAAACTTGTATCAACATTTCCCACCACTCTTTTTATCACATCTAAACATTTGTGATACACAAAATCAAATATAGGGCTTTTGTTATAAAATTCAC is part of the Campylobacter lari genome and harbors:
- a CDS encoding motility associated factor glycosyltransferase family protein; this translates as MFLQKNLQALEFTNKPLQKKILSLKEEFIDIFPSQTPFVPSKDDLIKPNIFFCGIGDGLFLKKLINKHIFIFDKAEFFANVLSKMDLSQELSSGKIYLCDVEEKRLEEYLVLLFSQKDCFEYLGLFKLLPYSEFYNKSPIFDFVYHKCLDVIKRVVGNVDTSFTMDAKIYKQFLSNIPLVLKNIPFQRFIYENKGRNKSVIVVCAGPSLNKQLKLLKTCQDDYVIFALDATYKTLLKNEIYPDFVFSMDIYEECASFYENLPQSKKEPIYIINAAVDKALMQILENKNPKIFILKNLDYQQKFNLNDFGYLDIGINVAHFAYNFAIALGFTNVIMIGQDLAFSDDGKSHANPEVFTFHNVEEAEHKAEKLQVLAYNKQGFIQTHIGWDEFRKRLEVLFVSHPDVKFYNATEGGAFIDYTIEIPFEKVLALYKDKKQDYVFPNVLSINRQEKLLKKSLEILQKDYLELNALHQKAKDLLAILQNQNAVFDEQVSESIFDFNDLLDNAKILQSFMYKPLFYHRGFFNVSLYQESQNALSSYADFLKIFLEFTALSLASMENSINEYKNILKV
- a CDS encoding flagellin N-terminal helical domain-containing protein codes for the protein MGFRINTNVASLNAQNNANLNSRALDNSLSRLSSGLRINSAADDASGMAIADSLRSQANTLGQAISNGNDA